Sequence from the Phaeodactylum tricornutum CCAP 1055/1 chromosome 4, whole genome shotgun sequence genome:
ATGAGCCTTGAATGCGGCATCGACTCTTTCATCTTTCGTTCCAGATCATTCCGTGCCCATTTAACTTCAAGTCCTTCTTCCCATTCTTGTTTGGCACCTTCAAAGGCATCTATCTTGTTGATAACGACAACTTGAGGCATTTGTGCAAGCTGACCAGTTCCGTACTTGACTATTTCACGATTCAACATTTCGTAGTCAGCTGCTGGGTCGTTGGACGTCGCATCGATCAAGTGCAGAATGACGTGACAGCGTTCGACGTGTCGCAAAAACGCGTGTCCCAGCCCGACACCCTGCGCAGCCCCGGCAATCAAGCCCGGCACGTCACACAAGACAAGCCCTTCACTACCGGCACCCTTATCTGGCTGTGAGGACTGTGCTTCTTCCAACGCCCCACCCGGAATCCATACCCCAAGATTCGGAATGACGGTGGTGAACGGATAGTTCGCAATTTTGGGCTTGGCCCGTGTCACGgcggccaaaaaggtggaTTTACCCGCGTTGGGAACTCCCACAAGGGCCACGTCCGCGACAATTTTCAGAGTAAGCTTGAGTACTTTACGGTCGCCCCCAGTCGCCGGTATCCGTGGTCGCCGAACCCCGCGGTTGCGACCCTGAACACCGGTACCTTCGCCCCCTTGCCCACCCTGTGCTACTACAAGTTCGTCCGTTACTTCGGTCAAGCTACCTAGTTCGCGATAGTCTCCGGGCGATATCTCTTCCTGAACGACAGTACCCGGTGGTACACGGATGTACACATCCTTTCCGTAGCGACCATTTTTAAATTGGCGGTCGCCGTCACTGCCATTTTCGGCTCGAAACGATTTGGGTCGCAAGGTAGCCGTGGATTGGGGAGCCGCCGCGGCACCACTACCGCCGAACGAATTTGGTCGCCAGGCTTGTGTGAGTCCTGCCAATGTATTGAGTGAGACGTCTACTTGAAGAATCACGTTTCCGCCTTGACCACCGTTGCCTCCGTCGGGCTGTCCGTTCTGTCCACCTGCGGCTTTTTTGTAGGTGCTGGAACCTTGTCCGCCGCTGCCACCGCGAACGTACAGTATGGCTTCGTCGAAGAAAGAGTATTCGTTGACGGACGATGACAACGCTTCCAATGAATCAAGACTCTGATCGCTGTCAGAGATTGCGTTGCCGTCCGCACTAGTCACCGCATAGCTTTTGAAGTCCTGCAATGGTCGATTGGGTGAATAGTATGTTGGATTTTCATCACCATCTTTTTCGCAACGGATAGGTCTGATCTGGAGGTCGTATCCGAAGCCCCATCTTCCGAAGGAGTTGCGCGACGATGACTGTATCTGTACGATGACGACGGCGGTGACGATACAACTCTTGCCGTTTGGTGGCACGGGTACGCCAGCGAGGAAACAGTGGACGTGACTGCCCAGGCAGCACACGTTCTTGTTTTCTGCATCGCCAGGAGTAGCACAAACACCACATTAGCGGCTACCGTGGTTCGTCTCTTCCGCCATTGAGGAGGGCAGCTTGTAGTCTGGATGACTATCGTCATAATGGACGGGTTGAGAGGTTGCGGGGTAGAGGTTGGAACGGATCAACTGTAAGAATAGGAGCAACACCCATTCTCTTGTTGACCGAAACATCACCGACCGCAGATCCGGATGCCCGAGAAATGTCGGATTGGATGGTAAAAGGTTCAATTTTCCCAGAGCAGGCTGGGGTGCCTGTCACCAACATGCATTCCTCTGTTTTGCTGGTCAGCAGGCAGACGTTTTAGCCATTCGGTGGCTGTACTTTTAGTAAGTGCGTGTTTTCGAGCATTTGCTTCCACGTGACATGTGATGTATGTTACAACACAGCAGTCCAGTGACAGTCTCCCATTCCCAAGCGGATTAGCGAGTAACTAGTGAAACGAGTCCAGCGTttgatggatggatggtACGGGACAGGAAGGGAGGGATGTGGATCAACTTGAAGAACTACCGTACAATCGTGTCACACACCAAAGAGGAGTCGTCTACAAAGCAAGCGTTTGTGTTTGATACATACTACGGCAAATCCTTCACAAACGCACTATTTCGGTAGGAAACACCACCTCTACTAACAAAAGTAGCCATGAGGTTTTCTGAGGCGGCAGCGGCACTCACTGCGACCGTGCTGTTGGCCGTCAGTGTCCGGGAGAATCACGGATCCGTGGGCGCCCACCAAGCCTCTTCCGTCACGTCGACAAGGACTTCCAAGAGAACCAGAGTACCCTTTTGGGGCTCCCGTTTGGACCATATCTACACAGCCGACGCGACCGTCACGACATCCGCAATCCTTTCCACACGGGGCGGAGGCGCTCCGGGAGAAGTCCGGAAGGAAGAAAAGCCGGTGGAAGTCACGGTCGACGCCGAAGAATTGTACCTTCCAGGCTTATTGCAGGCTTCCATCACCCGAACCAACAAGGTAGGTTATGTTTGTTGCCTGGATGCTCTCGATTGGACGTTGAATCCATTGCGAAATCAATGAGGCAGATCGCTCACGTACTCTTTTCTATTTGTCCCGGGTAGCCAACTTCGGCACTTTCCGATTGCAAGGTGACCTTGTCCCCgtcgaaagccaaagaacTCAAGGTTTCTTCTGGAGATGCCGTTGTATTGATCGGACGTCGTCGCCGTGCCACCTACGGTCGTGTTCAGATcgaaaaaggcaagaaaGGCTCGTGCACCCTATCGTCTAACTTGGCGACCAACTTGCGACTCCGACAAGACGATATGGTCAAGGTAGTTCCTTTGCATGCGGCGGATCACGAAGAATCCCGGTCGGGAGATCTGGTGCTCCTCCAAGCAAAGGAACCACCTAAAGTTAAGGCCGTTACCTTTGCGCCGGTTGAAGACAGTCTCAAGCAGTTGGAATCGGCGGAAGGAGGCGACGAAATTGCGGAGGAAGAATTGCAAGCCAGGTTTGTCCAACCATACGTGGACAATCCACAACAAGCCATGGTCAAGAAAGGCCTCTTACTAATGCTCCGGGATGAAAACAACAAGGCGCTAGAATTCATGGTGACACATATCGATACGGAAAATGATGCTAGTGAAAGTAAAGCCTCTGAAGG
This genomic interval carries:
- a CDS encoding predicted protein, which produces MLVTGTPACSGKIEPFTIQSDISRASGSAVGDVSVNKRMGVAPILTIQSSSRNSFGRWGFGYDLQIRPIRCEKDGDENPTYYSPNRPLQDFKSYAVTSADGNAISDSDQSLDSLEALSSSVNEYSFFDEAILYVRGGSGGQGSSTYKKAAGGQNGQPDGGNGGQGGNVILQVDVSLNTLAGLTQAWRPNSFGGSGAAAAPQSTATLRPKSFRAENGSDGDRQFKNGRYGKDVYIRVPPGTVVQEEISPGDYRELGSLTEVTDELVVAQGGQGGEGTGVQGRNRGVRRPRIPATGGDRKVLKLTLKIVADVALVGVPNAGKSTFLAAVTRAKPKIANYPFTTVIPNLGVWIPGGALEEAQSSQPDKGAGSEGLVLCDVPGLIAGAAQGVGLGHAFLRHVERCHVILHLIDATSNDPAADYEMLNREIVKYGTGQLAQMPQVVVINKIDAFEGAKQEWEEGLEVKWARNDLERKMKESMPHSRLMWMSAREREGVDDLMSRLASFVKKVKAGVPVKEPFQSLSAQMSVTHVPGKHVPHMQNILYQPTLMACWSSRHIHFYFTGHHQSVSIPSGMFLDRQLVGASNGNHARAPGREKPSRTWIRLCIEVLASVNAWSTVTIQRNLKSVGLEGCRSLETASFLSPECWGQAPRLSG